One Takifugu rubripes chromosome 19, fTakRub1.2, whole genome shotgun sequence genomic window carries:
- the LOC115247006 gene encoding uncharacterized protein yields the protein MTEKRLLNERIRQIHFTINTLEAKLDKRKEELHLLLPSEVMEEIAKVVSRIQYTQHTRTKERQMQKFTTLLAKHNPSGTNPFSMTEKQDTSLSDAQREKWVKNHGDRELTQTEEEVLSKGLNFSVTPEEVPTVELITATETAIRNNKLLEAEAEQFRLKVTAALASAKPPTSNITNEEKRAIASLAKDKNITILPADKVS from the exons atgacggaaaaacgtttactcaatgaaaggatcagacaaatccatTTTACCATAAATACCCTGGAAGCCAAGCTAGACAAAAGAAAggaggaactacacctactgctcccctctgaagtgatggaagaaatagccaaagTTGTTTCCAGGATTCAGtacacccaacacaccaggaccaaggaacgtcagatgcaaaaattcaccaccctactggcaaaacacaaccccagcggaaccaaccccttctccatgacagaaaaacaggacacatccctgtctgacgcacaacgggagaaatgggtaaaaaaccaTGGAGACAGGGAGCTTACACAAACCGAAGAGGAAGTGCTTTCCAAAggtctgaatttttcagtcacccctgaagaggtaccgactgtcgaactcatcacagccactgagacagccatcagaaacaacaaactcctggaagcagaagcagaacagttTAGACTTAAGGTAACAGCTGCTTtagctagtgcaaaacctccaacctccaatatcactaatgaggaaaaaagagccattgcatccttagccaaggacaagaacatcaccatcttaccagctgacaaag tctcctga